The Virgibacillus dokdonensis genome includes a window with the following:
- a CDS encoding 4'-phosphopantetheinyl transferase family protein has product MLDIYLIKLPKKIHNFSRLLNIIDLDKKEKIRSFARISDSYRTLISDLLVRYILSKRLHVSYNDLTFGLGEFGKPFCSSHHVHYNVSHSGDWVVMAVGEYGIGIDIEKVNRCDFDDIVLTFFSSMEIQYYLRTPAAERKETFFEIWTLKESFVKNMGLGLNLPLDRFSIWKYKEDIYIKQDFDDNQYYFKQYDAVANYKLSVCYRDDSFPKECQLNEVNIGLLENFFV; this is encoded by the coding sequence ATGTTAGATATTTATCTAATAAAGTTGCCGAAAAAAATACATAATTTTTCTCGTTTATTAAATATTATTGATTTAGATAAAAAAGAAAAAATTAGATCTTTTGCTAGAATATCCGATTCTTATAGAACATTGATTTCTGATTTGTTAGTTAGATATATATTGTCAAAAAGGTTACATGTCAGCTACAATGATTTAACTTTTGGGTTAGGGGAATTTGGTAAACCTTTTTGTTCTTCTCACCATGTTCATTATAATGTTTCACACTCCGGTGATTGGGTAGTTATGGCAGTTGGAGAATACGGGATAGGAATTGATATAGAAAAAGTGAATAGATGTGATTTTGACGATATAGTACTAACATTTTTTTCAAGCATGGAGATACAATATTATCTTCGAACGCCTGCTGCAGAGAGGAAAGAAACTTTTTTTGAAATATGGACATTGAAGGAATCTTTTGTTAAAAATATGGGACTAGGGTTAAATTTGCCTTTAGATCGGTTTTCAATATGGAAATACAAGGAAGATATATATATTAAACAAGATTTTGATGATAATCAGTACTATTTTAAACAATATGATGCTGTAGCTAACTATAAATTATCAGTTTGTTATAGAGATGATTCTTTTCCAAAAGAGTGCCAACTAAACGAAGTTAATATAGGCTTGCTAGAAAATTTTTTTGTTTAA
- a CDS encoding amidohydrolase yields MRYYLEADTIIMNARVFTMDDLQPRAEAIAIKDGNIAYVGSEEEAFSWKGENTQIVDVNGKTVLPGFIESHTHPVEYGLNLLKLDCRPNETPSIGAILKKVKEKADRLPEGEWIRGWGWDDSRMKEKRNPTRRDLDKVAPNHPVILERTCKHMAVCNSKALEISGVSENTSSPDGGHIEREKDTGKLTGLVQEKAQGMIAVPQYKVKDIIKGMKLAQKDFAKWGITTAHEMGTQANYFRAYQEMDMNKDLQVRIRPWFWAIDQNGFQGYFDEVLALGIQSGLGDDMIKVQGMKFMLDGSVGGKTAAVEMPYENEENRGILYDNADHFSPFVKQALEAGLRVAIHGIGERAIEVAITAFERASTSVDIKKMKNRIEHCGLPTHDHLRRMNNLELIAASSIGFVYYLGDSYLKNLGEERVKRVYPHRYFKEYNIVAPGNSDLPVTGGNPWTGIYAAVNRKTISGQVLDETQNITIHDAIKAYTADAAYSSGEEHLIGVIRPSAKADIIVVSENPYEIDVENLIDINVEYTFLNGKLIYNQ; encoded by the coding sequence ATGAGATATTATTTGGAAGCGGATACAATTATTATGAATGCGAGAGTTTTTACCATGGATGACCTGCAACCGAGAGCTGAGGCAATAGCAATTAAAGATGGAAACATTGCCTACGTTGGATCTGAGGAAGAGGCTTTTTCTTGGAAAGGTGAGAATACTCAAATTGTAGATGTGAATGGAAAAACGGTATTACCAGGATTTATTGAAAGTCATACACATCCGGTTGAATACGGATTAAATTTACTTAAATTAGACTGTCGCCCTAACGAAACTCCATCCATAGGAGCTATCCTAAAAAAAGTTAAAGAAAAAGCGGATCGATTGCCAGAAGGTGAATGGATTAGAGGGTGGGGGTGGGATGACAGTAGAATGAAAGAAAAGCGAAATCCAACACGACGGGATTTAGATAAAGTTGCTCCAAACCATCCGGTTATTTTAGAGAGAACCTGTAAACATATGGCTGTATGTAATTCAAAAGCGCTAGAAATTAGTGGTGTTTCTGAAAATACTTCAAGTCCTGATGGTGGGCATATAGAACGTGAAAAAGATACTGGGAAATTAACAGGCCTGGTTCAAGAAAAAGCTCAAGGAATGATAGCTGTCCCTCAATACAAAGTGAAAGATATCATAAAAGGAATGAAATTAGCGCAAAAAGATTTTGCTAAATGGGGAATAACAACCGCCCATGAAATGGGTACACAGGCTAACTACTTTAGGGCTTATCAGGAAATGGATATGAATAAAGACTTACAAGTAAGAATTAGGCCATGGTTTTGGGCGATCGATCAAAATGGATTTCAAGGTTATTTTGATGAAGTTTTAGCCTTGGGTATTCAAAGTGGTTTGGGTGACGATATGATAAAAGTTCAAGGCATGAAGTTCATGCTTGATGGTAGTGTAGGGGGGAAAACGGCAGCAGTAGAAATGCCCTATGAAAATGAAGAGAACCGCGGCATCCTGTATGATAATGCAGATCACTTTTCCCCTTTTGTGAAACAAGCCTTAGAAGCTGGATTAAGAGTGGCGATACATGGAATTGGAGAAAGAGCAATAGAAGTAGCTATTACTGCGTTTGAACGAGCAAGTACATCTGTTGATATCAAGAAAATGAAAAATCGTATTGAACATTGTGGTCTTCCAACTCATGATCATTTAAGGAGGATGAATAATCTTGAATTAATAGCTGCTTCCTCCATAGGTTTTGTTTATTATTTGGGTGATAGTTATTTGAAAAACCTTGGAGAAGAAAGAGTAAAACGGGTTTATCCTCATCGTTACTTTAAGGAGTATAACATTGTTGCACCAGGAAATTCAGACTTGCCTGTTACTGGTGGCAATCCATGGACGGGGATTTATGCAGCGGTAAACAGAAAAACAATATCTGGTCAAGTACTTGATGAAACGCAAAACATTACTATACACGATGCGATTAAAGCATACACAGCCGATGCAGCATATAGTTCAGGGGAAGAACATTTAATTGGTGTAATTAGACCTTCCGCAAAAGCAGATATTATTGTTGTTTCTGAGAATCCGTACGAAATAGATGTAGAGAACCTAATAGATATCAATGTGGAATATACGTTTTTAAATGGAAAATTAATCTACAATCAATAA
- a CDS encoding GNAT family N-acetyltransferase: protein MFGVFNEKGLVISIGKLNKDPFSNEQHIGRLKRFYVDMDYRRNGIGSILVTNIINEARKHYKILVLHTDTKQADKFYNSI, encoded by the coding sequence ATCTTTGGTGTATTTAATGAAAAAGGTTTAGTTATCTCTATTGGCAAACTAAACAAGGACCCGTTTTCTAATGAACAACATATAGGCAGACTGAAAAGGTTTTATGTTGATATGGATTATAGAAGGAATGGCATCGGTAGTATTCTTGTAACAAATATAATTAACGAAGCCAGAAAGCATTATAAAATTTTAGTGCTTCATACAGATACAAAGCAAGCGGATAAATTTTACAACTCAATCTAA
- a CDS encoding metallophosphoesterase, which translates to MSKNIAVLTDIHGNSSALNAVLKDIDEQGNIEHIYCLGDLIAIGHEMFTVEDIDEMVAKLTKYGAQLVGEVVQYENSYRLCYIRGTEGLLIGLAEQLGNK; encoded by the coding sequence ATGTCTAAGAATATTGCTGTACTAACGGATATACATGGGAACAGTTCTGCACTTAATGCCGTACTTAAAGATATAGATGAACAAGGAAATATAGAGCATATCTATTGCTTAGGAGATTTGATTGCCATTGGACATGAGATGTTCACCGTTGAAGACATTGACGAAATGGTGGCCAAACTTACTAAGTATGGTGCCCAGCTCGTAGGCGAAGTGGTTCAGTACGAGAACTCGTATCGGCTCTGTTACATTCGTGGAACCGAAGGACTTTTAATCGGTTTGGCGGAACAACTCGGTAACAAATAA
- the plsY gene encoding glycerol-3-phosphate 1-O-acyltransferase PlsY encodes MTNIILLFSSLASSYFLGSLNSAVIVGKLYGKDIRNCGSRSAGLTNTLRVLGKTAAVFVLVGDVLKGIIACFIGLIFFEVYFYTGDAQDSLSLLVAGLGAVIGHNWPLFFKFRGGKGALTAVSVLFMVNWILALLCIAFFILIVAMTRYVSLGTISATGLIPVVSFISVFGHTFYFNIFACLMAAIIIIKHRENIQRLLSGTENKLIF; translated from the coding sequence ATGACTAATATCATACTGCTATTTTCTTCTTTAGCCTCTAGTTATTTTTTAGGTAGCCTTAACTCTGCTGTCATTGTTGGTAAATTATATGGGAAGGACATAAGGAACTGTGGAAGTAGAAGCGCGGGGCTAACCAATACGTTGAGGGTATTAGGTAAAACCGCTGCGGTATTTGTTCTTGTCGGAGATGTATTAAAAGGGATAATTGCTTGTTTTATAGGTCTAATTTTCTTTGAAGTTTACTTCTATACGGGAGATGCTCAAGATAGTTTAAGCCTTTTAGTCGCAGGTTTAGGAGCAGTTATTGGGCATAACTGGCCTTTATTTTTTAAATTTAGAGGGGGGAAGGGAGCATTAACAGCAGTGTCTGTGCTGTTTATGGTTAATTGGATTCTGGCTCTTTTATGCATTGCTTTTTTTATATTAATTGTAGCTATGACACGGTATGTATCTTTAGGAACAATTAGTGCTACTGGACTTATTCCAGTTGTCTCATTTATTTCTGTTTTTGGACATACCTTTTATTTTAATATATTTGCTTGTTTAATGGCTGCCATTATTATTATTAAACACAGAGAAAATATACAAAGGTTACTTTCAGGCACAGAAAATAAACTTATATTTTGA
- a CDS encoding MFS transporter, producing MNLSDFKQFHLNIKIRMVVSFVSDIAEMSIFPFMAIYFSSNLGMAWAGAILTLTTVVSIIFGMYGGSFADRFGRKKVMVAGSIIQTISFVIIALANSPWFESVWLTFFMFFLLSITSRFIDPASEALLIDVSSEEEQPLMYRFVYWSSNLAFSMGIILGGLFFQTHKFELFLGFAILSIFTFLLTVGWIQDDYVPKNDKKNGVILGFISDYIKVLKDARFMVLCVSTLLILSLEFQLYGFIAVRLNEDIHTSIFGIIIDGPKMLSILIVTNTMIVILASGIVGNIAQKINMNTTLFVGLFMYVLGYSFLAWNNVIVLLTVAIAVATVGEILFQPIRSTYVAQLANKDARGSYIAVSGLSMDAGQILGSLGLMISALLSNAMMTALFLLIGGLGILGFLWTVQDYRLKTKKDIA from the coding sequence ATGAATTTATCTGATTTTAAACAATTTCATTTGAATATTAAAATTCGCATGGTTGTTTCATTTGTTTCGGATATAGCGGAAATGAGTATATTTCCCTTTATGGCCATTTATTTTTCCAGTAATCTAGGAATGGCTTGGGCTGGAGCAATTTTAACATTGACAACCGTTGTATCGATCATCTTTGGTATGTATGGAGGTTCTTTTGCAGATCGGTTTGGAAGAAAAAAAGTCATGGTAGCAGGAAGTATAATTCAAACAATTTCATTTGTCATTATTGCTCTTGCTAATTCTCCATGGTTTGAATCTGTCTGGCTTACTTTTTTTATGTTTTTTCTATTAAGTATTACCAGCAGATTTATCGATCCTGCCTCAGAAGCACTCCTAATAGACGTTAGTTCAGAGGAAGAACAGCCCTTGATGTATCGATTTGTCTATTGGTCTAGCAATCTTGCATTCTCAATGGGGATCATCCTCGGTGGATTATTCTTCCAAACTCATAAATTTGAGCTATTTTTAGGATTTGCCATCCTCTCAATCTTTACATTCTTGTTAACAGTGGGATGGATTCAAGATGATTATGTGCCAAAAAATGATAAGAAGAATGGTGTTATTTTAGGCTTTATTTCCGATTATATAAAAGTATTAAAAGACGCTCGTTTCATGGTCCTTTGCGTATCAACACTACTCATTCTATCGTTAGAATTTCAGCTATATGGCTTTATCGCTGTTCGTCTAAATGAAGATATTCATACTTCGATTTTCGGAATCATCATTGATGGTCCCAAAATGTTAAGCATTCTAATTGTTACTAATACGATGATTGTAATTTTAGCATCGGGTATAGTTGGAAACATAGCTCAGAAAATAAATATGAATACTACTTTGTTCGTAGGCTTGTTTATGTACGTATTGGGTTACAGCTTCTTAGCATGGAATAACGTGATAGTCCTGTTGACAGTTGCAATCGCAGTAGCTACTGTAGGAGAAATTCTTTTCCAGCCTATTCGTTCAACCTATGTAGCACAATTAGCAAATAAAGATGCAAGAGGCTCTTATATAGCAGTGAGCGGATTATCCATGGATGCAGGACAAATATTAGGTAGTTTAGGCCTAATGATTAGTGCTTTATTATCGAATGCTATGATGACAGCTCTGTTTTTGTTGATAGGCGGCCTTGGGATACTGGGTTTCTTATGGACCGTTCAGGATTATAGATTAAAAACAAAAAAAGATATTGCGTAG
- a CDS encoding sodium:solute symporter family protein: protein MFPEEQKMVLGSIVILYFFFLFALSVYINKSSIKTYDDYNLASRNVSLFPIILTFVGTAVGGSTLLGFMENGNVLGMGQQWLNISLLVVGILMAFFLVKKIRKIGSKHRMVTIGDFTALRYGESARIPTVISILIAYCAITGMQFTAIATILNLTIGLSMTTGVVISWVLLTIKTYYGGLKSVIWQDAVHGTIQTVGVFLLFFATLIVAGDFSTISQNAQAINEGSHLNVFGIPTTEVLIYTVTIGGYQFVRQDLWQRYWAASSDRVALRGYWASIILGCLIGAFVIAIGVLGKYGLQLNMENSALIYYEVITNVFHFPIIIIMITALMATVISTADSFFMASSSSVINDLIKPRMKNRDDTKLLKYSRLSVILVSVFALLLSLYIPQLVNLWVTGTAMLVSGLLAPVVFGLFWKGATKQAGISSMWLGLVVAVTWQISGHPFGVHPVFLGLPISILTLLIVSFLTKDKEQDNSIDIAN, encoded by the coding sequence ATGTTCCCGGAAGAACAAAAAATGGTATTAGGTTCCATAGTGATTCTTTATTTCTTCTTTTTATTCGCCCTTTCTGTTTACATTAATAAAAGTTCGATTAAAACATATGATGATTACAATTTGGCAAGCAGAAATGTATCATTATTTCCTATTATCCTAACTTTTGTTGGGACTGCTGTTGGGGGATCGACATTACTCGGTTTTATGGAAAATGGAAATGTTTTAGGGATGGGACAGCAATGGTTGAACATTAGCTTATTAGTAGTGGGAATACTTATGGCCTTCTTTCTAGTAAAAAAGATTAGAAAGATAGGAAGTAAACATAGAATGGTTACCATTGGTGACTTTACAGCACTTCGATACGGTGAATCCGCACGTATTCCTACTGTTATAAGTATATTGATTGCCTATTGCGCAATTACAGGTATGCAATTTACTGCTATTGCCACTATATTAAATTTGACGATTGGCCTTAGCATGACCACAGGGGTTGTAATTAGTTGGGTTCTATTAACCATCAAGACATATTACGGGGGATTAAAATCTGTTATATGGCAGGATGCTGTTCATGGGACTATACAGACAGTTGGTGTATTCTTACTATTCTTTGCCACTTTAATTGTTGCAGGAGATTTTAGTACTATTTCACAAAATGCTCAGGCAATAAACGAAGGAAGCCACTTAAATGTTTTTGGAATACCGACAACAGAAGTTTTAATATATACTGTTACAATTGGAGGTTATCAGTTTGTTCGGCAAGATTTATGGCAAAGGTATTGGGCAGCCAGTAGTGATAGAGTAGCTCTTCGTGGATACTGGGCTTCCATCATCCTTGGTTGTTTAATTGGAGCATTTGTAATTGCTATTGGAGTCTTGGGAAAATATGGTTTACAACTTAATATGGAAAATTCAGCGTTAATTTATTATGAAGTTATTACAAACGTTTTTCATTTCCCAATAATTATAATCATGATTACCGCGTTAATGGCAACCGTTATTTCAACTGCTGATTCCTTTTTTATGGCAAGTTCTTCTTCCGTTATCAATGATTTAATTAAACCTAGAATGAAGAATAGGGATGATACAAAGTTATTGAAATACAGTCGCTTATCCGTAATTTTAGTTTCAGTCTTTGCATTATTGCTTTCCCTGTATATTCCACAATTAGTAAATCTATGGGTAACTGGTACAGCCATGTTGGTATCGGGCTTATTGGCACCTGTTGTTTTTGGGCTATTTTGGAAAGGTGCAACTAAACAAGCAGGTATTTCATCCATGTGGTTAGGGCTCGTTGTTGCGGTTACATGGCAAATTTCAGGTCATCCTTTTGGAGTACATCCGGTATTTCTCGGATTGCCTATTTCTATTCTAACGTTGCTTATTGTTTCATTCCTGACAAAGGACAAGGAGCAAGATAACTCTATAGATATAGCAAATTAA
- a CDS encoding DUF4372 domain-containing protein: MDKNTLKSSFGKWVSPINTKKLFEQVEENKQDYYTKKLTTAAYIKLMLLAQLQGFESLEEMSDALIDDGLQKALGFESISTSQLSRKNNEMNPMILSHLFLDEVKVLQNKTFHFLNQQ, encoded by the coding sequence ATGGACAAGAATACACTAAAATCATCATTTGGTAAATGGGTTTCACCTATAAATACGAAAAAACTATTTGAACAAGTAGAAGAAAATAAACAAGATTACTACACAAAAAAGCTAACAACTGCAGCGTATATAAAGCTTATGTTACTTGCCCAACTGCAAGGATTCGAGAGCTTGGAAGAAATGAGCGATGCCCTAATAGATGATGGACTTCAAAAAGCACTGGGGTTTGAATCGATTAGTACATCTCAGCTATCAAGGAAGAATAATGAAATGAATCCAATGATCCTTTCCCATTTATTCTTGGACGAGGTAAAAGTTTTACAAAATAAAACATTTCATTTTCTTAATCAGCAGTAA
- a CDS encoding ABC transporter substrate-binding protein produces MEVLEYYIDLKFKYQQADKILISKQEIADILFCSSRNAHYILQKWIEKGYVAWKGQRGRGKKSTLTFLKSFDEAALLHVENLVKKEKVKEAVNFAIQSNFSSSLKENLLSTIKNAFGIQHIEKQEEMNDILHMPFQHSMYNMNPFFVTIATEAHILNEVFDTLVRYNAVSKTIEPHLAHGWEVNEDYSIWTFYIRKGVRFHDGKTLTSKDVQWTFQSLINSGIDIPNKWLLEGIQDITIQNKYIISFHLKDGNRVFSNFLSAIFTSIIPIGYDINNSILIGTGPFKIDFVNDKKIVLKAFEYHFQGRPFLDQIQMWKLPETNLNPLNFFTHDNLGKDKTKGLTYTIYDNGSNYLIFNMKKSGAHQSCFFKQAVSEMIDSRKMVQDLGGAREAPSTSFIPSKSNYKNMKHSTMKAKQLLNKSKYKGEIIHLAALRFEDFLEDANWMAHKLKEIGIKVKVHPIELADIYNEDFMLSFDAVYTGEGFEDNIELAILILLRNEYGIRRFLSPSQLDELDKGFNAIIKQPHYEGFLLAFQAVEEKLKEDGTIIFTVHASEQDTFQSNLQGIHISGYGWPIFRKLWLKKE; encoded by the coding sequence ATGGAGGTTTTAGAGTATTATATTGATTTAAAATTTAAATATCAACAGGCGGACAAAATACTTATATCCAAACAAGAAATAGCAGATATTCTTTTCTGTTCTTCTAGAAATGCTCACTATATATTGCAAAAATGGATTGAAAAAGGGTATGTTGCTTGGAAAGGTCAACGTGGTCGTGGCAAAAAATCAACCTTAACATTTTTAAAGTCTTTCGACGAAGCAGCACTTCTTCATGTTGAAAATTTGGTTAAAAAGGAGAAAGTGAAAGAAGCAGTAAACTTTGCAATACAAAGTAATTTTTCCTCTAGCCTAAAAGAGAATCTTTTATCTACCATAAAAAATGCATTTGGTATTCAACATATAGAAAAACAAGAGGAAATGAATGATATTTTACATATGCCATTCCAACACAGTATGTATAATATGAACCCTTTTTTTGTAACAATTGCTACAGAGGCTCATATCCTTAATGAGGTCTTTGACACACTGGTTCGTTATAATGCTGTTAGCAAAACGATCGAACCCCATCTTGCACATGGATGGGAAGTTAACGAGGACTACTCCATTTGGACCTTTTATATTCGCAAAGGGGTTCGATTTCATGATGGAAAAACTTTAACTAGTAAAGACGTTCAATGGACATTTCAATCACTTATAAATAGTGGCATAGATATTCCAAATAAATGGTTGTTGGAGGGGATACAAGATATTACGATTCAAAACAAATACATCATCTCATTTCACTTAAAAGATGGGAATCGTGTATTTTCCAATTTTTTAAGTGCTATTTTCACATCCATTATCCCTATAGGATATGATATTAATAACTCCATTCTTATAGGAACCGGACCTTTCAAAATTGACTTTGTTAATGATAAAAAAATTGTTTTAAAGGCTTTTGAATATCATTTTCAAGGAAGACCTTTTTTAGACCAAATTCAAATGTGGAAACTACCTGAAACTAACCTTAATCCATTGAATTTTTTTACCCATGATAATCTAGGAAAAGATAAAACGAAAGGCTTAACTTATACCATTTATGATAATGGAAGTAATTACTTAATATTTAACATGAAAAAGTCAGGTGCCCACCAAAGTTGTTTCTTTAAACAAGCAGTGAGTGAAATGATTGATTCTCGAAAAATGGTACAGGACTTGGGGGGAGCAAGAGAAGCACCTTCCACAAGTTTTATTCCAAGTAAGAGCAATTACAAGAACATGAAGCATTCGACTATGAAGGCAAAACAACTTCTTAATAAATCGAAATACAAAGGTGAAATTATCCATTTAGCTGCATTACGTTTTGAAGATTTTTTAGAGGATGCCAATTGGATGGCACACAAACTAAAGGAGATCGGCATTAAGGTTAAGGTTCACCCAATTGAGTTGGCGGATATCTACAATGAAGACTTCATGTTATCTTTTGATGCCGTTTACACAGGAGAAGGTTTTGAAGATAATATAGAGTTAGCGATTCTAATACTCCTTCGCAATGAATATGGAATTCGTAGATTTCTTAGTCCTTCTCAACTTGACGAATTAGACAAAGGTTTCAATGCCATAATAAAACAGCCCCATTATGAGGGGTTTCTTCTAGCATTTCAAGCAGTTGAAGAAAAATTAAAAGAAGATGGCACCATTATTTTTACCGTTCATGCATCTGAACAGGATACCTTCCAATCAAATTTACAAGGAATTCATATAAGTGGATATGGCTGGCCAATATTTCGGAAGTTATGGTTAAAAAAAGAATAA